A single window of Flavobacteriales bacterium DNA harbors:
- a CDS encoding S8 family serine peptidase translates to MYGTLTMGQATAPETVTTSTPYWVYFTDKGGQAFDPYAFFDPLAIQRRKTAGIPVFDSTDIPVDPRYIREVGSICDSIDYPSRWFNALAIYAKHDQLNTIRSLPFVSKVEAMTPMLLEPAWQTTGKLNCRQTDLLVQQTAFMEGALFKEAGLTGRGIRIAILDAGFPGVDTDPVFQHIRSQHHIISTYDFVKKQEWVYGYSTHGAMVLSCIAGIYDSIPVGLAPDAEFLLARTENVIHEPFSEEKNWLAAVEWADKQGVQIINSSLGYTVQRYFPEDMNGKTSLIARAATMAASKGILVVNAAGNEGDNRWKHIASPGDADSILTVGAINPNTGYKSDFSSIGPTVDHRLKPNVSAFGTVMASTGHGTGNLEETSGTSFASPLVAGFAACAWQKDTTLTNMQMLELLQQSGHLYPYFDYAHGYGVPQASFFTKEMKIPKPTFEFAVDSTGYIEVDIRDTSGLDTMNMFATPPLFTQREDDEHEPISAMNASRAKPYLIYYHIANASGMLRRYAVIQVQSHTPLTLSMYQFKPGDQLSVCFRGYVHTYVFK, encoded by the coding sequence ATGTACGGGACCTTGACCATGGGCCAGGCAACTGCACCAGAAACCGTTACCACTTCCACCCCATATTGGGTGTACTTTACCGACAAGGGAGGGCAGGCGTTTGATCCGTATGCCTTCTTTGACCCGTTGGCGATTCAGCGAAGGAAGACAGCCGGTATTCCCGTATTCGACAGCACCGACATACCGGTTGACCCTCGGTACATCCGTGAAGTAGGTTCAATATGTGATTCGATTGATTACCCGAGCCGGTGGTTCAATGCGCTGGCCATATATGCAAAACACGACCAGTTGAACACCATCCGTTCATTGCCATTCGTAAGCAAAGTAGAAGCAATGACTCCAATGCTTCTTGAACCGGCGTGGCAAACAACCGGCAAACTCAACTGCAGGCAAACCGACCTCCTTGTACAGCAAACCGCATTCATGGAAGGAGCGCTTTTCAAAGAGGCCGGGCTTACAGGCCGTGGCATCCGAATCGCCATACTGGATGCGGGTTTTCCAGGTGTAGACACCGACCCTGTATTCCAACACATCCGCAGTCAGCACCACATCATCTCAACGTACGACTTTGTTAAGAAACAAGAATGGGTCTACGGCTATAGCACACACGGCGCCATGGTGCTGTCGTGTATTGCGGGCATCTACGACAGCATACCGGTCGGACTTGCACCCGACGCAGAGTTCCTGCTGGCGCGAACTGAAAATGTCATCCACGAACCCTTTTCCGAAGAAAAAAACTGGCTGGCCGCCGTGGAGTGGGCAGACAAACAAGGGGTACAGATCATCAACAGTTCACTCGGGTACACCGTGCAACGCTACTTCCCGGAAGACATGAACGGCAAAACCAGCCTCATCGCAAGGGCGGCTACGATGGCGGCATCCAAAGGCATCCTGGTGGTGAATGCAGCGGGCAACGAAGGCGACAACCGGTGGAAGCACATTGCCAGTCCGGGCGACGCCGACAGCATCCTGACCGTGGGCGCCATCAATCCCAATACAGGGTACAAAAGTGATTTCAGTTCGATCGGCCCTACCGTTGACCATCGCCTGAAGCCCAATGTTTCTGCGTTCGGTACGGTGATGGCTTCCACAGGACATGGAACGGGAAACCTTGAGGAAACCAGCGGCACTTCATTCGCAAGTCCGCTTGTGGCCGGGTTCGCCGCCTGTGCCTGGCAGAAAGACACCACGCTTACCAACATGCAAATGCTGGAACTGCTCCAGCAATCGGGACACCTGTACCCGTATTTCGATTATGCCCACGGATACGGTGTACCCCAGGCATCTTTCTTCACCAAAGAAATGAAGATACCCAAGCCTACTTTCGAGTTCGCGGTAGATTCCACCGGCTACATTGAAGTGGACATCCGTGACACAAGCGGCCTGGACACGATGAACATGTTTGCCACTCCCCCCCTGTTCACACAGCGGGAGGATGACGAGCATGAACCTATAAGTGCGATGAATGCAAGTCGCGCCAAACCCTACCTCATCTATTATCACATCGCAAACGCCAGTGGCATGCTCAGAAGGTATGCCGTCATACAAGTGCAATCCCACACGCCGCTAACGCTAAGCATGTATCAGTTCAAACCCGGCGACCAGCTTTCTGTATGTTTCCGCGGTTATGTTCATACCTATGTATTCAAATAA
- a CDS encoding acetyl-CoA carboxylase carboxyltransferase subunit beta gives MGWFKRIKEGITTSTREKKETPEGLWYKCPSCKEIVPKQDHEDNQYVCTSCNYHQRIGPAEYFKILFDKNKFEELDPYMEAADPLHFEDTKKYTDRLVQSQKKTNAHDAIMSAFGKIERHNVVIACMNFDFIGGSMGAVVGEKIARAIDFAIARKAPFLMISKSGGARMMEAAFSLMQMAKTAARLGVLAQKRIPYISLLTDPTTGGVTASFAMLGDLNIAEPGALIGFAGPRVVKETIGKDLPEGFQTAEFVLEHGFLDSIVDRRELKSKISLMIRHFKG, from the coding sequence ATGGGTTGGTTTAAAAGAATCAAGGAGGGAATAACTACGTCCACCCGGGAAAAGAAAGAAACCCCGGAAGGTCTGTGGTACAAATGCCCGTCGTGCAAAGAAATTGTTCCCAAGCAAGACCATGAGGATAACCAGTATGTGTGTACCTCATGCAACTACCATCAACGCATCGGCCCCGCCGAGTACTTCAAGATCCTGTTCGACAAGAACAAGTTCGAAGAACTCGATCCATATATGGAAGCCGCCGATCCCCTCCATTTCGAGGACACCAAGAAGTACACCGACCGGTTGGTGCAGTCGCAGAAGAAGACAAATGCACACGATGCCATCATGTCGGCCTTCGGCAAGATCGAACGGCACAATGTGGTGATAGCCTGCATGAACTTCGACTTCATAGGTGGTTCCATGGGCGCTGTGGTAGGGGAGAAGATTGCCCGGGCAATTGACTTCGCCATTGCGAGGAAGGCACCGTTCCTGATGATCTCCAAGTCGGGTGGCGCCCGCATGATGGAAGCTGCCTTTTCCCTGATGCAAATGGCCAAGACCGCTGCCAGGCTTGGGGTGCTGGCGCAAAAGCGCATCCCTTACATTTCGCTGCTCACCGATCCGACCACCGGGGGTGTAACCGCATCTTTTGCCATGCTGGGCGACCTTAACATCGCTGAACCGGGTGCCCTCATCGGCTTCGCCGGTCCGCGTGTGGTGAAGGAAACAATAGGGAAGGATTTACCGGAAGGATTTCAAACCGCAGAGTTCGTGCTCGAACACGGCTTCCTCGATAGCATTGTGGACCGTCGCGAACTGAAAAGCAAGATCTCGTTGATGATCCGCCATTTCAAAGGCTGA
- a CDS encoding class I fructose-bisphosphate aldolase, with amino-acid sequence MSLKKIEALLGDQADSLLNHKCETIDKKMLHQPGPDFIDRVFSLTQRNNQTVRNLSALYQHGRLAHTGYLSILPVDQGIEHSAGASFAPNPIYFDPENIVKLAIEGGCNAVASTYGVLASVSRKYAHKIPFIVKINHNELLTYPNKYDQVMFGTVEEAWNLGAVAVGATIYFGSEESSRQIVEVAQAFERAHELGMATVLWCYLRNSGFKVDGVDYHTAADITGQANHLGVTIQADIIKQKLPTNNGGFNAIKFGKTHPKVYDQLTSPHPIDLCRYQVANCYMGRAGLINSGGESKGASDMSEAVQTAVINKRAGGQGLISGRKAFQKPMKEGVELLQAIQDVYLSADIDLA; translated from the coding sequence ATGTCACTTAAAAAGATTGAAGCGCTGTTGGGCGATCAGGCAGACTCTCTCCTGAACCACAAGTGTGAAACCATTGATAAGAAAATGCTTCATCAGCCGGGCCCTGATTTTATCGACAGGGTCTTCTCACTGACACAGCGGAACAACCAAACGGTGCGGAACCTTTCCGCCCTGTATCAGCATGGTCGCCTGGCACATACCGGTTACCTATCCATCCTTCCGGTGGATCAGGGTATTGAGCATTCAGCCGGGGCGTCTTTTGCTCCGAATCCCATTTATTTTGATCCTGAGAATATCGTGAAGCTGGCCATTGAAGGTGGTTGCAATGCCGTGGCATCTACCTATGGTGTACTCGCTTCTGTATCCAGAAAATATGCGCACAAGATTCCGTTCATCGTTAAGATCAACCACAACGAACTGCTGACCTACCCCAATAAGTACGATCAGGTGATGTTCGGTACCGTTGAGGAAGCATGGAACCTGGGCGCTGTAGCCGTAGGCGCCACCATCTACTTCGGTTCAGAAGAGTCATCCCGCCAGATCGTGGAAGTGGCCCAGGCATTCGAACGTGCCCATGAGCTGGGAATGGCCACTGTGCTATGGTGCTACCTGCGCAACAGCGGGTTCAAGGTGGACGGGGTGGATTACCACACCGCTGCCGATATCACCGGCCAGGCAAACCACCTGGGTGTGACCATTCAGGCAGACATCATTAAACAGAAATTGCCCACCAACAATGGTGGATTCAATGCCATTAAATTTGGCAAAACGCATCCGAAAGTATACGACCAACTGACTTCTCCGCATCCGATCGACCTGTGTCGCTACCAGGTGGCTAATTGCTACATGGGCCGTGCCGGTCTGATCAATTCGGGTGGAGAATCCAAAGGGGCCTCCGATATGTCCGAAGCCGTACAAACCGCTGTGATCAATAAGCGAGCGGGTGGCCAGGGACTGATTTCCGGAAGAAAGGCCTTTCAAAAACCCATGAAGGAAGGAGTGGAACTGCTCCAGGCCATTCAGGACGTGTATCTTTCTGCGGATATTGATCTGGCATAA
- a CDS encoding aminotransferase class I/II-fold pyridoxal phosphate-dependent enzyme, whose amino-acid sequence MSRSYIDLRSDTVTKPTPAMLQAMVAAAVGDDVFGEDPTVKALEAEMASRFGMEAGLYGVSGTMTNQVAIRTHTVPGDEIICDEFSHIYNYEGGTPAMLSGASIRVVYGRNGILLPEDITRNIKTDTDWHTRTRMVVVENSCNMTGGNYYSLDQIRALSAVCRDKGLIFHVDGARIFNALVASGADASEYGKHVDSISICLSKGLGCPVGSVLVGSSDMIKRARKVRKAIGGGMRQVGVLAAAGLYALEHHVGLLKEDHRRAAALAAALNTLSYVEEVADVFTNILVFRLKDEVQADKFLAYLKEQGILAFSVRPQTIRFVTHLDFTDEMLEKTLEAVKGFELKVSSGESQVKS is encoded by the coding sequence ATGAGCCGGAGCTATATTGATCTCAGAAGTGATACCGTTACCAAACCCACACCCGCCATGTTGCAGGCCATGGTGGCGGCCGCGGTGGGCGACGACGTATTTGGAGAAGACCCTACGGTGAAAGCCCTGGAGGCGGAAATGGCGAGCCGTTTCGGGATGGAAGCCGGTTTGTATGGAGTGTCGGGTACGATGACCAACCAGGTGGCGATCCGCACGCATACCGTTCCGGGTGATGAGATCATTTGCGATGAGTTCAGTCATATCTACAACTATGAAGGCGGTACACCCGCCATGTTATCCGGTGCATCCATCCGCGTTGTCTACGGTCGCAACGGCATTCTGTTGCCTGAAGATATAACGCGGAACATCAAAACGGATACGGACTGGCACACCCGTACACGCATGGTGGTGGTTGAAAACAGTTGCAACATGACCGGCGGCAATTATTATTCGTTGGATCAGATCAGGGCGTTGTCTGCAGTGTGTCGGGACAAAGGATTGATCTTCCACGTGGATGGTGCCAGGATTTTCAACGCCCTGGTGGCTTCAGGTGCGGATGCATCGGAATATGGAAAGCATGTCGACAGCATTTCCATATGCTTGTCGAAAGGGCTCGGGTGCCCGGTAGGATCGGTGCTGGTTGGAAGTAGCGACATGATCAAACGCGCCCGCAAGGTGCGCAAAGCCATCGGTGGCGGGATGCGACAGGTGGGGGTGCTGGCGGCTGCCGGCCTGTATGCGCTCGAGCACCATGTGGGCCTGCTGAAGGAAGATCATCGCAGGGCGGCTGCGCTGGCAGCTGCATTAAATACACTTTCGTATGTGGAGGAAGTGGCCGATGTGTTCACCAACATTCTTGTGTTTCGCCTGAAAGATGAGGTGCAGGCCGACAAGTTTCTGGCTTACCTGAAGGAACAAGGCATCCTGGCCTTTTCCGTTCGCCCCCAAACCATCCGCTTTGTAACCCACCTTGACTTTACCGATGAGATGCTGGAAAAGACGTTGGAAGCGGTGAAGGGGTTTGAGTTGAAAGTCTCAAGTGGCGAGTCTCAAGTGAAGAGTTGA
- a CDS encoding ATP-dependent helicase, translated as MQSTPPQTAAKFGFDEVLERLNPGQRLAVESIEGPVLVLAGPGTGKTQVLAARIAYMLQHPDLQLHPEEILCLTFTEAGTVAMRRRLLQFIGPTAHRVGIFTFHGYCNDLILANPDVFGVRDFEPITDLERLEVMKRLIEELPKDHLLKRFKGDPYSDVSRLQHLFQVMKSEDWTEQTIKDTVKQYLDELPTLEEFTYKRANAKQGIQAGDPNPNKIKPVQERMEKLLAGASLFQRYQDIMNELRRYDYADMILWVLRAFKEQPEFLQLQQERYPYFLVDEYQDTNGAQNEILQLLASYWEKPDVFVVGDDDQSIFRFQGANIRNILDFCTLYRQHLRTVVLTENYRSSQVILDEARRLIEHNTERLNNSHLPGLNKTLVARHPAFAHLKDEPAVWECPNNLHALQVLTDSIRARHNQGTLYKDMAVIYRNHASAEPFIRILEQQGIPYKTGRKVDVLTLPIIRQLITVFNYCAKENQRILSGESLLFELLHFPFANLNRRDVLKLAIRMAAKSKPHASWRELTGDHLLLATLELEDPQAVIRLNTWLEDAIRDAHHLPLPLWIETVLDKSGFMKHLLASPQRIWHLQAVSTFLSFARAETNRQRKLTLAGFLETLELMEANRLSLPLEKSIDHEGGINLVTAHGSKGLEFEHVYIIDATKDQWESSRKGGNNRFTFPDTLTQAGEDSDTEESRRLFYVAMTRAMRSLTLIYPTSRDQKELERCLFVDELLEGGTMQVTHPAAKEEDLIRLQALLLLPSPELTLPEAESQRVAELLQHYQMNVTHLNKYLECPIAFFYDHILRVPTVENQYMAFGTVIHDALRRFFNQWKDKEALPDADFLVDCFRHEMHRHPAAFTTLQFEDRLHQGEDILRRYHAHYSSSWNPVVVTEYHIRQVEIDGVPVNGTLDKIEFEGNHVNVVDYKTGKVANGKSKLQSPNDKHPDGGNYWRQLVFYKLLVDADKRTNWAVQSGEIDFIEPDEKDAFAKEKIFITPADEGIVRAQIKDTYQQIMAQKFSPGCGEETCEWCNFEREMLG; from the coding sequence ATGCAAAGTACACCCCCACAAACAGCTGCAAAATTCGGATTTGACGAAGTGCTTGAACGGCTCAATCCCGGGCAACGCCTTGCGGTGGAAAGCATAGAAGGTCCGGTGCTTGTACTTGCCGGACCGGGTACCGGAAAAACGCAGGTACTGGCTGCGCGGATCGCTTACATGCTGCAACACCCCGACCTGCAGTTGCACCCCGAAGAGATCCTATGCCTCACCTTCACCGAAGCCGGAACAGTGGCGATGCGCAGGAGGTTGCTGCAATTCATCGGTCCGACCGCCCACCGTGTAGGCATCTTCACTTTTCACGGATACTGCAATGATCTGATCCTGGCCAATCCTGACGTATTCGGGGTACGCGATTTCGAGCCCATCACAGACCTGGAAAGGCTGGAAGTGATGAAACGTCTGATCGAAGAACTCCCCAAAGACCACCTGCTGAAACGATTCAAAGGTGATCCTTATAGCGATGTAAGCCGCCTGCAGCATTTGTTCCAGGTGATGAAAAGCGAAGACTGGACCGAGCAGACCATTAAGGATACAGTGAAGCAATACCTGGATGAACTGCCAACCCTGGAGGAATTCACATACAAACGGGCCAATGCCAAACAGGGCATCCAGGCGGGTGATCCCAATCCCAACAAGATCAAACCGGTTCAGGAGCGGATGGAGAAACTGCTCGCAGGTGCCTCCCTGTTTCAACGCTACCAGGACATCATGAATGAGTTGCGGCGTTACGACTATGCCGACATGATCCTATGGGTACTCCGGGCCTTCAAGGAACAGCCTGAATTCCTGCAACTGCAGCAAGAGCGATACCCATATTTCCTGGTGGATGAATACCAGGATACCAACGGTGCACAAAACGAGATCCTCCAATTGCTTGCGTCTTATTGGGAAAAACCCGACGTGTTCGTGGTGGGCGATGACGACCAATCGATCTTTCGCTTCCAGGGCGCCAACATCCGGAACATCCTCGACTTCTGCACACTTTACCGGCAACATCTGCGAACCGTCGTCCTCACCGAAAACTACCGTTCATCCCAGGTGATCCTCGATGAGGCAAGGCGACTGATCGAACACAACACCGAGCGACTGAACAATTCGCACCTGCCGGGGCTCAACAAAACCCTGGTGGCGCGTCACCCTGCCTTCGCCCACCTGAAAGACGAACCCGCGGTATGGGAATGCCCCAACAACCTGCATGCCTTGCAGGTTCTCACCGACAGCATCCGGGCACGCCACAACCAAGGAACGCTCTACAAAGACATGGCGGTAATCTACCGCAACCACGCCTCCGCAGAACCTTTCATCCGCATCCTGGAGCAGCAGGGCATCCCATATAAAACCGGCCGTAAGGTGGATGTGCTCACACTGCCCATCATTCGGCAGCTCATCACCGTATTCAACTACTGCGCAAAAGAAAACCAGCGGATCCTGAGCGGCGAGTCCCTGCTTTTTGAACTGTTGCACTTCCCTTTTGCCAACCTCAACCGCAGAGACGTACTTAAACTGGCCATCCGCATGGCCGCCAAATCCAAACCTCATGCTTCCTGGCGGGAGCTGACCGGCGATCACCTGCTGCTCGCCACCCTCGAACTGGAAGACCCCCAGGCCGTGATCCGGCTCAACACCTGGCTGGAAGATGCCATCCGCGATGCACACCACCTGCCCCTCCCCCTGTGGATCGAGACGGTGCTGGACAAAAGCGGGTTCATGAAACACCTCCTGGCCTCACCGCAACGCATCTGGCATCTGCAGGCCGTGAGTACTTTTCTTTCGTTTGCCCGCGCCGAAACCAACCGCCAGCGCAAACTCACCCTCGCCGGTTTCCTGGAGACACTGGAGTTGATGGAAGCCAACCGACTCAGCCTGCCGCTGGAAAAATCCATCGACCATGAAGGTGGCATCAACCTGGTGACGGCACACGGTTCCAAAGGGCTTGAGTTCGAACATGTGTACATCATCGACGCCACCAAAGATCAGTGGGAAAGCAGCAGGAAGGGAGGCAACAACCGCTTCACCTTCCCGGATACACTGACACAGGCCGGTGAAGACAGCGACACCGAAGAAAGTCGGCGCCTGTTCTATGTTGCCATGACACGCGCCATGCGTTCACTCACACTCATTTATCCAACCAGCCGCGACCAAAAAGAACTTGAGCGTTGCCTGTTCGTGGATGAATTGCTGGAAGGCGGAACCATGCAGGTCACACATCCAGCTGCCAAGGAAGAAGACCTGATCCGGCTGCAAGCACTGTTGCTGTTACCCTCTCCGGAACTCACCCTGCCCGAAGCCGAATCACAACGGGTCGCAGAACTGCTGCAACACTACCAGATGAACGTGACCCATCTGAACAAATACCTCGAGTGCCCGATCGCCTTTTTCTACGATCACATCCTGCGCGTTCCCACCGTGGAGAACCAGTACATGGCATTCGGAACGGTGATCCACGATGCACTCCGACGCTTTTTCAACCAATGGAAGGACAAAGAAGCATTACCGGATGCCGACTTCCTGGTAGATTGCTTCAGACATGAGATGCACCGACATCCCGCTGCATTCACCACACTGCAATTTGAAGATCGCCTGCACCAGGGCGAAGACATCCTCAGAAGATACCATGCCCATTACTCATCGTCATGGAACCCGGTGGTGGTTACCGAATACCACATCCGCCAGGTGGAAATTGACGGTGTGCCGGTAAACGGAACGCTCGACAAGATCGAGTTCGAAGGCAACCATGTGAACGTGGTGGATTACAAAACCGGCAAGGTGGCCAACGGCAAGAGCAAGCTTCAAAGCCCGAACGACAAGCACCCCGATGGCGGCAACTACTGGCGGCAGCTGGTGTTTTACAAGTTATTGGTGGATGCGGACAAACGCACGAACTGGGCGGTACAATCCGGAGAGATCGACTTCATCGAACCGGATGAAAAAGATGCGTTTGCAAAAGAAAAGATCTTCATCACACCTGCCGACGAAGGCATCGTAAGGGCACAGATCAAAGACACCTACCAGCAAATCATGGCACAGAAATTCAGTCCGGGCTGCGGAGAAGAAACATGTGAATGGTGCAACTTTGAGCGGGAAATGCTGGGGTGA